One window of the Pseudarthrobacter sp. ATCC 49987 genome contains the following:
- a CDS encoding type II secretion system F family protein: protein MTLLPLGVGLLFTAVLLLGYALLATGSASVPLDRRRPVQNQPDSQLTRFAGSAVHLVDGFFSQRKVRLFNREALENAGLRMSQADFFILVLAGALVGAVAGLVVAGPLLAVLFVLVSPLVGHLVLGFLAGKRRNSFDLQLGDTLQLLAGGLRAGHSILRAIDAAATESLSPTAEEMRRVVTETSLGRDLQSSLNDTAERMRNEDFVWIAQAIQINREVGGNLAEVLDQVNETIRERSEIKGHIKSLAAEGKFSAYILMAMPIGIVVMLMLVNPGYMNVMFTHPLGWGMIAASIILMTIGGLWMRKIIDLKF from the coding sequence ATGACGCTGTTGCCCCTCGGAGTCGGGCTGCTCTTCACGGCGGTGCTGCTGCTCGGCTACGCGCTGCTGGCCACAGGCAGCGCCAGCGTGCCGCTGGACCGGCGGAGACCCGTCCAGAACCAACCCGACTCCCAACTGACCCGGTTCGCCGGTTCGGCAGTGCACCTGGTCGACGGTTTCTTCTCGCAACGCAAGGTCCGGCTCTTCAACCGGGAAGCGCTGGAGAACGCCGGCCTCCGGATGAGCCAGGCCGACTTTTTCATCCTCGTGCTGGCCGGCGCGCTGGTGGGAGCTGTGGCCGGGCTGGTCGTGGCCGGTCCGCTGCTCGCGGTTCTCTTCGTCCTGGTATCCCCGCTGGTGGGTCACCTCGTGCTCGGCTTTCTGGCCGGCAAGCGCCGGAATTCGTTTGACTTACAACTCGGCGACACACTCCAGCTGCTGGCCGGCGGCCTCCGTGCCGGGCACAGCATCCTGCGTGCCATCGACGCCGCGGCCACCGAATCGCTGAGCCCGACGGCGGAAGAGATGCGCCGGGTGGTCACCGAAACCAGCCTGGGACGTGACCTGCAGTCATCCCTCAACGACACGGCCGAGCGGATGCGGAACGAGGACTTCGTCTGGATCGCCCAGGCCATCCAGATCAACCGGGAAGTCGGCGGAAACCTCGCCGAGGTCCTGGACCAGGTCAACGAAACCATCCGCGAGCGCAGTGAAATCAAGGGCCACATCAAGTCCCTCGCCGCGGAGGGCAAGTTCTCCGCCTACATCCTCATGGCCATGCCGATCGGGATTGTTGTCATGCTGATGCTGGTCAACCCCGGCTACATGAACGTGATGTTCACCCACCCGCTGGGCTGGGGCATGATCGCGGCGTCCATCATCCTGATGACGATCGGCGGCTTGTGGATGCGCAAGATCATCGACCTGAAGTTCTGA
- a CDS encoding P1 family peptidase — translation MTAITDVPGVRVGHAGRVGEGWLSGVTVVLPPAGTVGSVDVRGGGPGTHETDALDPTTLTRTVDAIVLSGGSAYGLAAAHGAQRWCEENGRGFAVPGGLVPIVPAAAIFDLGRGGDFAARPDAAMGYAATADAAARQEGHDVERGNVGAGTGALIGRGKYKGGVGTASITLDNGVVVGVLAVVNALGLPFETSVANAAKSANPDGAADPEPGSVRLCGGHDGGVPWPSLRGEGAGGEERASTQRVSNLPPLNTTLVVVATNAMLDKAECKRTASAAHAGLARALNPSHTLADGDTVFCLATGALALDRSSESARQVSLITLQSAAADVVRLAILDGIARAEAVSTPAGDFGAYGR, via the coding sequence ATGACTGCGATTACGGATGTGCCGGGCGTGAGGGTGGGCCATGCCGGCAGGGTGGGTGAAGGCTGGCTGAGCGGGGTGACGGTGGTGCTGCCGCCGGCCGGGACGGTGGGCTCCGTCGATGTCCGGGGCGGCGGTCCCGGGACGCATGAAACCGATGCCTTGGACCCAACAACACTGACCCGTACCGTCGATGCGATCGTCCTCAGCGGGGGAAGCGCCTACGGCCTTGCCGCGGCCCACGGCGCCCAGCGCTGGTGCGAGGAGAACGGCAGGGGGTTCGCCGTGCCCGGCGGCCTGGTCCCGATCGTGCCGGCCGCGGCCATCTTTGACCTTGGCCGCGGCGGGGACTTCGCCGCGCGCCCGGACGCCGCCATGGGCTACGCGGCCACCGCGGACGCCGCCGCCCGGCAGGAAGGGCACGACGTCGAACGAGGCAACGTAGGAGCCGGCACCGGAGCCCTCATCGGCCGGGGCAAGTACAAAGGAGGCGTGGGCACAGCCTCCATCACCTTGGACAACGGCGTCGTGGTCGGAGTCCTGGCCGTAGTTAACGCGCTGGGACTGCCCTTTGAAACATCAGTGGCTAACGCCGCAAAGAGCGCGAATCCGGACGGGGCGGCGGATCCGGAACCCGGCAGCGTGCGTCTATGCGGGGGCCACGACGGCGGGGTTCCCTGGCCGAGCTTGCGAGGCGAGGGTGCCGGTGGGGAGGAACGAGCGAGCACGCAGAGGGTTTCGAATTTGCCGCCCCTCAACACGACACTCGTCGTCGTCGCAACCAACGCGATGCTGGACAAGGCCGAATGCAAGCGCACAGCCTCTGCCGCCCACGCCGGACTGGCCCGTGCACTGAATCCCAGCCACACCCTGGCCGACGGCGACACGGTCTTTTGCCTCGCCACCGGCGCGCTCGCACTGGACCGCAGCAGCGAGTCCGCGCGGCAGGTGAGCCTCATCACCCTGCAGAGCGCGGCAGCCGACGTCGTGCGCCTGGCCATCCTGGACGGGATTGCCCGCGCGGAAGCCGTGAGCACGCCGGCGGGCGATTTTGGTGCATACGGACGCTGA
- the rpsK gene encoding 30S ribosomal protein S11, translating to MPPKTRGAVRKPRKKDKKNIALGQAHIKSTFNNTIVSITDPNGAVISWASSGEVGFKGSRKSTPFAAQMAAEAAAKRAQEHGMRKVDVFVKGPGSGRETAIRSLQAAGLEVGSIQDVTPSAHNGCRPPKRRRV from the coding sequence ATGCCCCCGAAGACTCGTGGCGCGGTTCGCAAGCCGCGTAAGAAGGACAAGAAGAATATCGCGCTGGGCCAGGCGCACATCAAGAGCACCTTTAACAACACCATCGTTTCCATCACGGACCCGAACGGTGCTGTCATCTCCTGGGCTTCCTCCGGTGAGGTTGGCTTCAAGGGCTCACGTAAGTCCACCCCGTTCGCAGCCCAGATGGCCGCCGAAGCCGCCGCAAAGCGTGCGCAGGAGCACGGTATGCGCAAGGTTGACGTATTCGTCAAGGGCCCGGGTTCGGGACGCGAAACGGCTATCCGTTCACTGCAGGCTGCTGGCCTTGAGGTTGGATCCATCCAGGATGTAACCCCCAGCGCCCACAACGGCTGCCGTCCGCCGAAGCGCCGCCGCGTCTAA
- a CDS encoding sensor histidine kinase, producing MSEQRLVRRMDGYFRALGPRARVLVFQLPLTFAMAAVVLASPASWSGPFDEPWFASALALHAALVLACFLVPWERLGPLAPLVIPVLDLLAIGLSRGGSVDGLPDVGVLSILPVAWISTSALSSAACLSISSFGPLLAGLPWLLATGSASAPDRVAALLLLSGMTLAVSVALRFTRLRVHQEQQRTEAKEAELQALLADSRERERLLNTILDTVDVGIVAVDAAGRRLLTNSWQSALEESAAPAGSAQGAEESQLLLTGQDQETPLPLERRPIRRASSGESFADYLVRFGEAPGSRVVSTGARPLTGDDGGFRGAVVVFNEVTGLVDALAVKDDVLSTVSHEFRTPLTSIIGNLDLALGDSAALSTTTVRRIEVAQRNAERLLALVSDLLMSANSTVHVHPRRTDLASLVEASLGSAQAHAQASRVSLSMDLPDPLWAHVDPLRISQALDNLVSNAIKYSPDGGSVHISASTEGDRVLLRVEDAGMGMTAADAKRVFTRFFRSPAVREGSIPGAGLGLSITKAIVERHGGSISCSTRPGRGSTFTLELPAEAAPPAF from the coding sequence GTGAGTGAACAGCGACTGGTCCGAAGGATGGACGGCTACTTCAGGGCCCTGGGACCACGGGCGAGGGTGTTGGTGTTTCAACTGCCGCTGACCTTCGCCATGGCCGCTGTTGTGCTGGCCTCCCCTGCCAGCTGGTCCGGGCCCTTCGACGAGCCTTGGTTCGCTTCGGCTTTGGCCCTGCACGCCGCGCTCGTGCTGGCTTGTTTCCTGGTGCCGTGGGAACGGCTTGGACCGCTCGCCCCGCTGGTGATCCCGGTCCTCGATCTGCTGGCGATCGGACTCAGCCGAGGCGGCAGCGTCGACGGCCTGCCAGACGTTGGCGTGCTGTCCATCCTGCCGGTGGCCTGGATCTCCACCTCCGCGTTGTCCTCCGCGGCGTGCCTGTCCATCAGCTCCTTCGGGCCGCTCCTGGCAGGCCTGCCCTGGCTACTGGCCACGGGATCCGCCTCCGCCCCGGACCGGGTCGCCGCCCTCCTGCTCCTGTCCGGCATGACTCTTGCCGTGTCCGTTGCCCTGCGCTTTACCCGGCTGCGCGTGCACCAGGAGCAGCAGCGGACCGAGGCCAAGGAAGCGGAACTGCAGGCACTGCTCGCGGACAGCCGGGAACGGGAACGGCTTCTCAACACCATCCTGGACACTGTCGACGTCGGCATCGTTGCGGTCGACGCGGCAGGCCGCCGCCTGCTGACCAACAGCTGGCAGTCCGCCCTGGAGGAGTCCGCGGCGCCCGCTGGCTCCGCCCAGGGGGCGGAGGAGTCACAACTGCTGCTGACCGGGCAGGACCAGGAGACACCCCTCCCCCTGGAACGGCGCCCCATTCGTCGGGCCTCGTCCGGGGAGTCCTTCGCGGACTACCTGGTGCGCTTTGGCGAGGCCCCGGGCAGCCGGGTAGTTTCCACGGGGGCGCGTCCGCTGACGGGCGACGACGGCGGCTTCCGCGGCGCTGTCGTCGTGTTCAACGAGGTTACCGGCCTGGTCGATGCCCTGGCCGTCAAGGACGATGTCTTATCCACCGTTTCGCATGAATTCCGCACGCCGTTAACCTCGATCATCGGCAACCTGGACCTGGCCCTTGGTGATTCGGCGGCGCTCTCCACCACCACCGTGCGACGGATCGAAGTGGCACAACGCAACGCCGAGCGCCTGCTGGCCCTCGTCTCCGACCTGTTGATGTCCGCCAATTCGACGGTGCACGTCCACCCGCGCCGGACCGATCTGGCCAGCCTGGTCGAAGCCAGTCTCGGTTCGGCCCAGGCCCACGCCCAGGCGTCCCGGGTCTCGCTCTCCATGGACCTCCCTGACCCGCTCTGGGCCCATGTGGATCCGCTGCGGATCAGCCAGGCCCTGGACAACCTCGTGTCCAACGCCATCAAGTATTCCCCCGACGGCGGCAGCGTCCACATCTCCGCCAGCACCGAGGGCGACCGCGTGCTGCTTCGTGTGGAGGATGCCGGGATGGGGATGACAGCCGCCGACGCCAAGCGGGTCTTCACCCGGTTCTTCCGCAGCCCCGCGGTCCGGGAGGGCTCGATTCCCGGCGCCGGACTGGGCCTGTCCATCACCAAGGCAATCGTGGAGCGGCACGGCGGCTCGATTTCCTGCAGCACGCGTCCCGGCCGCGGAAGCACCTTCACCCTCGAGCTTCCCGCCGAGGCCGCCCCGCCGGCCTTCTAG
- a CDS encoding DNA-directed RNA polymerase subunit alpha, which produces MLIAQRPTLSEEVVSDNRSRFIIEPLEPGFGYTLGNSLRRTLLSSIPGASVTSIRIDGVLHEFTTVPGVKEDVTEIILNIKNLSVSSEHDEPVVAYLRKQGPGVVTAADIAPPAGVEFHNPDLHIATLNSKGKFELELTIERGRGYVSAAQNKSGDSEIGRIPVDSIYSPVLKVTFRVEATRVEQRTDFDKLIVDVETKQAIAPRDAVASAGTTLVELFGLARELNTAAEGIEIGPSPTDAALAADMALPIEDLDLTVRSYNCLKREGIHTVGELVARSEADLMDIRNFGAKSIDEVKAKLVELGLSLKDSPPGFDLAARAAAIEEDDAAFSDDEL; this is translated from the coding sequence GTGCTCATTGCACAGCGCCCCACCCTCTCCGAAGAGGTCGTCTCCGATAACCGCTCCCGTTTCATCATTGAACCGCTGGAGCCCGGTTTCGGTTACACCCTCGGAAACTCCCTCCGCCGTACCCTGCTCTCCTCCATCCCCGGTGCCTCTGTCACGAGCATCCGGATCGATGGCGTGCTGCACGAGTTCACCACGGTTCCGGGTGTCAAGGAAGATGTCACTGAGATCATCCTGAACATCAAGAACCTGTCGGTTTCCTCCGAGCACGACGAGCCGGTTGTTGCCTACCTGCGCAAGCAGGGCCCGGGAGTCGTCACCGCCGCGGACATCGCTCCGCCGGCCGGCGTCGAATTCCACAACCCGGATCTGCACATTGCCACGCTGAACTCGAAGGGCAAGTTCGAACTCGAACTGACCATCGAGCGCGGCCGCGGCTACGTTTCGGCAGCTCAGAACAAGTCTGGCGACTCCGAGATCGGCCGCATTCCGGTCGACTCGATCTACTCGCCGGTCCTGAAGGTTACTTTCCGCGTGGAAGCTACCCGTGTTGAGCAGCGCACTGACTTCGACAAGCTCATTGTCGACGTCGAGACCAAGCAGGCCATCGCCCCGCGCGATGCCGTTGCTTCGGCAGGTACCACCCTGGTGGAACTGTTCGGGCTGGCCCGCGAGCTGAACACCGCAGCTGAAGGTATCGAGATTGGCCCGTCGCCGACGGATGCTGCCCTGGCAGCAGACATGGCCCTGCCGATCGAGGATCTGGACCTCACCGTCCGTTCCTACAACTGCCTCAAGCGTGAGGGCATCCACACCGTGGGTGAACTCGTGGCCCGCTCCGAGGCCGACCTCATGGACATCCGTAACTTCGGTGCGAAGTCCATCGATGAGGTCAAGGCAAAGCTGGTTGAACTGGGCCTGTCCCTCAAGGACTCGCCTCCCGGTTTTGACCTCGCAGCACGCGCCGCAGCAATTGAAGAGGACGACGCCGCTTTCAGCGACGACGAGCTCTAA
- a CDS encoding response regulator transcription factor, which translates to MTDLGVAVVVEDDEDVRNLVEAVLSQAGFEVHSAARGREGVDVVRRLEADVVTLDVGLPDIDGFEVLRRIRQFSDAYVVMLTARTDELDTLTALHTGADDFMTKPFRPRELRARVAAMMRRPRQDAISGAPAPEGAAAAVPAPQDSVLRHNGLALDPDGRTVTVDDVPASLTRSEFDLLHALLKGAGAVRSKTDLVRVVRGEYYRADAYIGESDERAVEVHIGNLRRKLREDPLQPRWLQTIRGVGYRLAPRRD; encoded by the coding sequence ATGACTGACCTTGGAGTCGCTGTCGTCGTAGAGGATGACGAAGACGTTCGAAACCTGGTCGAAGCCGTGCTGAGCCAGGCGGGCTTCGAGGTCCATTCGGCCGCCCGCGGGCGCGAAGGGGTGGACGTTGTCCGGCGCCTGGAGGCCGACGTCGTCACCTTGGATGTGGGCCTGCCCGACATCGACGGCTTCGAAGTCCTCCGCCGGATCCGGCAATTCAGTGATGCCTACGTCGTGATGTTGACAGCCCGTACGGACGAACTGGACACCCTGACGGCGCTGCATACCGGGGCCGACGATTTTATGACGAAGCCGTTCCGCCCCCGCGAGCTCCGCGCCCGGGTGGCGGCCATGATGCGGCGGCCCCGCCAGGACGCGATCAGCGGGGCACCCGCTCCGGAAGGTGCTGCCGCGGCTGTCCCGGCCCCGCAGGACTCCGTGCTCCGCCACAATGGGCTGGCCCTTGACCCGGATGGCCGCACGGTAACGGTCGACGATGTGCCCGCAAGCCTGACCCGCAGCGAGTTCGACTTGTTGCATGCCCTGCTCAAGGGAGCCGGTGCGGTCCGGTCCAAAACAGACCTGGTCCGGGTGGTGCGGGGCGAGTACTACCGGGCTGACGCATACATCGGCGAATCCGACGAACGGGCTGTCGAAGTCCACATCGGAAACCTCCGGCGGAAGCTTCGCGAGGATCCGCTCCAGCCGCGCTGGCTCCAGACGATCCGCGGCGTGGGGTACCGGCTCGCTCCCCGCCGGGACTAG
- the infA gene encoding translation initiation factor IF-1 produces the protein MAKKDGVIEIEGVVTEALPNAMFRVELTNKHIVLAHISGKMRQHYIRILPEDRVVVELSPYDLTRGRIVYRYK, from the coding sequence ATGGCCAAGAAGGACGGGGTCATTGAGATCGAGGGCGTTGTGACTGAGGCGCTGCCTAACGCGATGTTTCGCGTTGAGCTCACCAACAAGCACATCGTTCTGGCACACATCTCTGGAAAGATGCGCCAGCACTACATCAGGATTCTCCCTGAGGACCGGGTAGTGGTGGAGCTGAGCCCGTACGACCTGACACGTGGTCGTATCGTCTACCGCTACAAGTAA
- a CDS encoding Hpt domain-containing protein, which translates to MSFPAALPDDDTASTFPAQDPPTPPLVDPAALQDLGTQLDSPSVAKGFARDYARMWEQRYRCLASALGRRDQAESLEAVLSLKTSSAMVGGVQLARLAGELEAAIRGGDMDRASSLLGNVAESGSDTVDELQYSYILWDS; encoded by the coding sequence ATGTCCTTTCCAGCAGCCCTGCCCGACGACGACACAGCGAGCACTTTCCCCGCCCAGGACCCTCCAACTCCACCCCTGGTTGACCCGGCGGCGCTCCAGGATCTCGGTACCCAGCTGGACAGCCCGTCCGTCGCCAAAGGTTTCGCCAGGGACTACGCCAGGATGTGGGAGCAGCGCTACCGCTGCCTTGCCTCGGCGCTGGGACGCCGGGACCAGGCGGAGTCATTGGAGGCTGTGCTGAGCCTGAAAACGTCCTCGGCCATGGTGGGCGGAGTACAACTCGCCAGGCTCGCCGGAGAACTTGAGGCTGCCATCCGCGGCGGCGACATGGACCGGGCCAGCTCGCTCCTGGGGAATGTTGCCGAGAGCGGCAGCGACACCGTGGATGAACTGCAGTACAGCTACATCCTCTGGGACAGCTAG
- a CDS encoding type II secretion system F family protein → MNSVVLISLLLVSVPLGYLVWSLLSVDRSSQRAVRTMLALGTDTAGQPEQIQSKLLERIGYRLTPAGYVRKLDKLLSLAGRPASLPLGRVLAAKPLLGLLGALLGYYISSSGPTPVIKLVGVFVVLLGYFMPDLLLYSKGQERQKIMQLELANTLDQMLISVEAGLGFEGAMARAGENGKGPLAEELVRTLQDMQVGRSRRESYLALSERTNIPELRSFVQAVVQADTYGIAISRVLRIQAKVMRVKRRQRAEEKAMKLPVTILFPLLFFIFPVLFIAILGPAVINAINTFSGH, encoded by the coding sequence GTGAACTCCGTAGTGCTGATATCCCTGCTGCTGGTCTCCGTTCCGCTGGGCTACCTGGTGTGGTCACTGCTCTCGGTCGACCGCTCGTCCCAGCGGGCCGTCCGGACGATGCTGGCGCTCGGGACGGACACCGCCGGGCAACCGGAACAGATTCAGAGCAAGCTGCTGGAGCGGATCGGCTACCGGCTGACACCGGCCGGGTATGTCCGCAAACTCGACAAGCTGCTGTCCCTCGCAGGACGTCCCGCTTCCCTGCCCCTCGGACGGGTCCTGGCGGCCAAACCCCTGCTGGGACTGTTGGGGGCGCTGCTCGGCTACTACATCAGTTCCAGCGGCCCGACGCCGGTCATCAAGCTGGTGGGAGTCTTTGTAGTACTGCTGGGCTACTTCATGCCGGACCTCCTGCTCTACAGCAAGGGACAGGAACGGCAGAAGATCATGCAGCTGGAGCTCGCCAACACCCTGGACCAGATGCTGATCTCCGTGGAAGCAGGCCTGGGTTTCGAAGGAGCCATGGCACGCGCCGGCGAGAACGGCAAGGGCCCCCTCGCCGAGGAACTCGTCCGGACGCTCCAGGACATGCAGGTGGGCCGGAGCCGCCGCGAGTCGTACCTGGCGCTCTCCGAACGGACGAACATCCCGGAGCTGCGCAGCTTCGTCCAGGCGGTGGTCCAGGCGGACACGTACGGCATTGCGATCAGCCGGGTGCTCCGGATCCAGGCGAAAGTCATGCGGGTCAAGCGCCGGCAGCGGGCCGAGGAAAAAGCCATGAAGCTGCCCGTCACCATCTTGTTCCCGCTGCTCTTCTTTATCTTCCCGGTGCTCTTCATTGCCATCCTGGGCCCTGCCGTCATCAACGCGATCAACACCTTCAGCGGGCATTGA
- the rpmJ gene encoding 50S ribosomal protein L36: MKVKPSVKQICEKCKVIRRNGRVMVICENPRHKQRQG, from the coding sequence ATGAAGGTCAAGCCGAGCGTTAAGCAGATCTGCGAAAAGTGCAAAGTGATCCGCCGTAATGGCCGGGTCATGGTGATCTGCGAGAACCCGCGCCACAAGCAGCGCCAGGGCTAA
- a CDS encoding tRNA pseudouridine synthase A produces the protein MNDQEPAAPVRGGGGFLRIRLDLAYDGGPFSGWAVQPGRRTVQGALEEAIAMLIRRPVRVTVAGRTDAGVHARGQVVHMDLSETEWLGLNRGVELDPAVALLRRLRGSLSRVLGELTGSIEVHQVRIAPEGFDARFSALWRRYSYRIADGPALWDPLGRTSTLWHQEEQDVGLLNEGASELLGLQDFRSYCKPREGATTIRELQRFEFARGADGVLVATVQADAFCHNMVRSLVGSALYVGAGIEKPGWLYERLLARQRDAKSVLAAPHPLVLEEVAYPSASGLLARAELTRALRQ, from the coding sequence ATGAACGACCAGGAACCCGCTGCCCCCGTTAGAGGGGGCGGCGGGTTTTTGCGTATCCGGCTTGATCTCGCGTACGACGGCGGACCCTTCAGCGGGTGGGCCGTCCAGCCCGGCAGGCGGACCGTCCAGGGCGCGCTCGAAGAGGCCATCGCGATGCTGATCCGCAGGCCCGTCCGGGTGACCGTCGCCGGGCGGACCGACGCCGGTGTGCACGCCCGCGGCCAGGTGGTCCACATGGACCTCAGCGAAACGGAGTGGCTGGGCCTCAACCGCGGCGTGGAACTGGATCCGGCCGTGGCGCTGCTCCGCCGCCTCCGCGGGTCCCTCAGCCGGGTGCTGGGGGAGCTGACCGGGTCCATCGAGGTCCATCAGGTCCGCATCGCTCCCGAAGGATTCGACGCACGGTTTTCCGCGCTGTGGCGCCGCTACAGCTACCGGATCGCAGACGGACCCGCCCTCTGGGACCCGCTGGGCCGTACCTCCACGCTGTGGCATCAGGAAGAGCAGGATGTCGGACTGCTCAACGAGGGCGCCTCGGAGCTGCTGGGGCTTCAGGATTTCCGGTCCTACTGCAAGCCGCGGGAAGGTGCCACCACCATCCGGGAACTGCAGCGCTTCGAGTTTGCCCGCGGTGCGGACGGGGTTCTGGTGGCCACCGTCCAGGCCGATGCGTTCTGCCACAACATGGTCCGGTCGCTGGTGGGCTCGGCACTGTATGTGGGGGCCGGCATCGAGAAGCCGGGCTGGCTGTACGAACGGCTGCTGGCCCGCCAGCGGGACGCCAAGTCCGTGCTGGCCGCCCCGCATCCGCTGGTGCTGGAGGAAGTGGCCTATCCCTCGGCCAGCGGGCTGCTGGCGAGGGCCGAGCTGACGCGCGCGTTGCGCCAGTAG
- the rpsM gene encoding 30S ribosomal protein S13: MARLAGVDIPREKRLEIALTYIYGVGKTRAHETLAATGISADVRVKDLSDAELVQLRDYIEGNYKVEGDLRREVAADIRRKVEIGSYEGIRHRKGLPVRGQRTKTNARTRKGPKRTVAGKKKTR, from the coding sequence ATGGCTCGTCTCGCTGGCGTAGACATTCCCCGCGAAAAGCGGTTGGAAATTGCGCTTACTTACATCTACGGCGTGGGCAAGACCCGTGCACACGAAACCCTGGCTGCCACCGGCATCAGCGCGGACGTTCGGGTCAAGGACCTGTCCGACGCCGAGCTCGTCCAGCTGCGTGATTACATTGAAGGCAACTACAAGGTTGAGGGTGACCTTCGCCGCGAAGTAGCAGCAGATATCCGCCGCAAGGTTGAAATCGGCAGCTACGAAGGTATTCGCCACCGTAAGGGCCTGCCAGTGCGCGGACAGCGTACAAAGACGAACGCGCGTACCCGCAAGGGCCCGAAGCGCACCGTCGCAGGCAAGAAGAAGACGCGCTAA
- the rplQ gene encoding 50S ribosomal protein L17, protein MPTPAKGPRLGGGASHERLMLANLSAALFEHKRITTTVTKAKRLKPYAERLVTFAKRGDLASRRRVLGLISDKGIVHELFTDIAQAVENRNGGYTRITKIGNRKGDNAPMAVIELVLEPVSAKQAVVAEATQAAAKAAPAAEEAPAEAEVVETEAAAAEEAPAAEAAGTEAATEEAPAAEEAAADSKKDAK, encoded by the coding sequence ATGCCTACCCCCGCTAAGGGTCCGCGCCTCGGAGGCGGAGCAAGTCACGAGCGTCTGATGCTCGCGAACCTGTCCGCAGCACTGTTCGAGCACAAGCGGATCACCACCACGGTGACCAAGGCCAAGCGACTGAAGCCCTACGCCGAGCGCCTGGTGACTTTCGCCAAGCGTGGCGACCTGGCTTCCCGCCGTCGTGTACTCGGCTTGATCAGCGACAAGGGCATCGTCCACGAGCTGTTCACCGACATTGCACAGGCAGTGGAGAACCGCAATGGCGGCTACACCCGCATCACCAAGATCGGCAACCGCAAGGGCGACAACGCTCCCATGGCTGTCATCGAACTGGTTCTCGAGCCGGTTTCCGCCAAGCAGGCAGTCGTAGCCGAGGCTACCCAGGCTGCCGCCAAGGCTGCCCCGGCAGCTGAGGAAGCCCCCGCCGAGGCCGAGGTTGTCGAGACCGAAGCCGCTGCGGCCGAAGAGGCCCCGGCCGCTGAAGCTGCCGGGACTGAAGCAGCAACCGAAGAGGCTCCGGCCGCTGAGGAAGCCGCCGCTGACTCCAAGAAGGACGCGAAGTAA